The following coding sequences lie in one Spinacia oleracea cultivar Varoflay chromosome 1, BTI_SOV_V1, whole genome shotgun sequence genomic window:
- the LOC110775615 gene encoding polygalacturonase inhibitor 2: MKMGYNQLIVSLLLLFPLFVDLSNSQASPDLCLPHDKNVLLGVKKALGNPSSLSSWDPNTDCAGWNGIRCNIQGHVVTVIIEDAEDIHGPIPPSLDQLPSITTLYFNRIPNLSGPIPSYIGKLTNLTEFSISGTNVGGPIPEFLGQLTNLNQLDLSSNKFTGSVPNSFGQLKSLTNLDLSSNLLTGPIPDVLAQLTNIQLLTLSSNKFSGQIPDFIPKKLKNLVVIQLNFNSLSGSIPVSLGLMPKIQTIALAGNQFKGLVPKSLARGNLNFLYLSQNKLTGDASFLFEKGNTNILILEVGDNLLKFDFTNVDLAPSLSRMNISHNMIYGSLPKGFGRLTPDSIDVSYNQLCGPIPNGRRFKRVDPVIFAHNKCLCGGPFPGCK; this comes from the coding sequence ATGAAAATGGGTTATAACCAATTAATAGTTTCACTCCTTTTGCTCTTCCCCTTGTTCGTAGACCTCTCTAATTCTCAAGCTTCGCCCGATCTTTGCCTTCCCCACGACAAAAATGTGCTCCTTGGTGTGAAAAAAGCATTGGGCAACCCTTCCTCACTTTCGTCATGGGACCCTAACACCGATTGTGCTGGATGGAATGGGATTCGATGCAACATTCAAGGCCATGTTGTTACGGTCATAATCGAAGATGCTGAAGATATCCACGGCCCTATACCGCCCTCTTTAGACCAACTTCCTTCCATCACTACACTCTACTTTAATAGAATTCCCAATCTTTCTGGACCAATACCATCATACATAGGTAAGCTAACTAACCTCACCGAGTTTTCTATTTCTGGAACCAATGTCGGTGGTCCGATCCCTGAATTTTTGGGACAGCTCACAAACTTGAACCAACTAGACCTCTCCTCCAACAAGTTTACTGGATCAGTCCCTAACTCTTTTGGGCAGCTCAAGAGCTTGACTAATCTCGATCTCTCTTCTAATTTACTCACTGGACCAATTCCTGATGTCTTGGCCCAACTTACCAATATCCAACTCCTTACTCTTAGCTCAAATAAGTTTTCCGGCCAAATACCTGATTTTATACccaaaaaactcaaaaatctAGTAGTAATACAACTCAATTTTAACTCTTTGTCGGGCTCAATACCAGTATCTCTGGGCCTCATGCCAAAAATTCAAACAATAGCGCTTGCCGGAAATCAATTTAAGGGCCTGGTCCCAAAGTCATTAGCGCGTGGTAATTTGAACTTTCTTTATCTTAGTCAAAATAAACTAACGGGAGACGCCTCGTTTTTGTTTGAAAAGGGCAACACCAATATCCTCATTCTGGAGGTTGGGGACAATCTTTTAAAGTTTGACTTCACAAATGTAGACTTAGCCCCAAGCTTATCGAGGATGAACATAAGTCACAACATGATATACGGATCTCTTCCTAAGGGATTTGGCCGATTAACACCGGATTCTATTGATGTGAGTTATAATCAACTTTGCGGTCCAATTCCAAATGGTCGACGTTTCAAACGAGTCGACCCGGTCATATTTGCCCATAACAAGTGCCTTTGCGGTGGCCCATTTCCTGGTTGTAAGTAA